From the Simplicispira suum genome, the window GTCTTGCCGGGTTCGGGCCAACCCGCTGGGCTATGCGCGCAAGGACGAGCAGGCATTTTTCGATCCCTTGTGCTGCGTTGAGGCACGGTGAAGGCGGGCACGGCATTCTGTATTTACTATAATTTTCATAGCTGTCGACGCTTTATACATAAGCGCTAGAGGCTATTTTCTCTTATTTTTTATCGACTTGGAGAGTGAAACGTCTCTGCTGCGCCTGCCCGTATGATGGCGCGAGCGCAGGGGCTCTGACGCTTGCGCAAGCGAAGGCGACCACGGGTGCGCCGATTCCTGTCACCGTTCCTGGAGAAACGCGATGAACATTCTTCTTGCTGTCGACGGCAGCGCCTATACGAAAAAAATGCTGGCCTACCTTGCGGCCCACGACGAACTGCTGGGCAACAAGCACGAGTACAGCGTGATCACGGTGCAGGCCGAGCTGCCGGCCAGGGCGCGCGCGGCGCTGGGCAAGGAAGTCGTCGACAAGTACTACGCAGACCAGGCAGAAAAGGTGCTGGCTCCGGTTTCAAAGTTTCTTGAACGCAAGGGACTGGCGATCAAGCGCATCGTCAAGATCGGTCCGGCGGGTGCAAACATTGGCAAGGTCGCCGATGCCGGCAAATACGACCTGCTGGTCATGGGCTCGCACGGTCACGGCGCTCTCGCCACGCTGGTGATGGGTTCGGTCACCACGCAGGTACTTGCCAATAGCCGCGTGCCGGTGCTGATCGTGCGCTAGGAGGCTGTCGGACTTGGAGCGTCGAAAGCGAAAACCGAAGGTTTCGCCAAAATCGGCCCCAGCGAGGACAGTTTTTGCCGGATTTGCAGCCTCATAGCCCCGCTATGGGGCAAAAAGACGGCGTTCACGAAGAGCGGCGAAGCCAAAAATAGACCGCTGCGGTCGATTTGCAGCCGACGATTTCCAAGTCCGACAGCCTCCTAGTGCTCGCCCGCTGCGCCGACTCGCTCAGCGGGCGCGCAGGCCGTCGAAACAGGTGCGCAGCACCAGATCGACGATTTCTTCGTCCTGGTAGAGGGCGCTGTCTTTCAGAAAACTCACCACCGGATCGCAGGCACGGGCATACAGCGTGTAGAGCACCCCGATCGGCGGCAAATCGGGGTCGATCACGCCTTCGGCCTGCGCTTCGGTAATCCATTCGCCAATGATGTCGCTGACCTGGATGACGCCGTCGGCGTAGCACTTGTTGGCCATCAGCACGCTGCGCAGCGTGGAGTTGCGGCTCGGCAGCAAAGGCATTTCCTGCGCCAGAAGGCGCTGCAGCGACCAGCGCACCACGGCGCGCAGCTTGTCCACTGCGGGCAGGGATGGCTCCAAAGACGTCAAATACGTTTGTGCGGCGGACAGCACTTCCACCATGGCGGCGCTGCACAGCTCCTCCTTGCTGCCAAAGTGCTTGTACAGGCTGGCTTTGGCGATCCCCACCTTGCCGGCGACGTCGTCCATGGTCATGGCGTCGAACGACTTTTCGCCCAGCAAATCACAGGCCGATCGCAAGATGGCGTGTTCGCGGGCCTGGAGCATCTGCTCCTTGAAAGAAACTTTGGCAGGCGCTGGTTGCATAACGCCTATCTTATGCAGTCCGGTCGAAAATTAAATGCCTCAGTCACATAAAAACCTTGGGGTTTTCACTTGGCCTGTACGCTTCCTGCGTGCGTTCTGCGTCAGGTCAACGCCGCTGCCGCTCCGCTGATCAGGGCCTGCGTCAAGGTTTCCAGCACTGCAGACTCCAGGTTCCAGCAGTGCCAGTAGAGCGCGATGGACAGCGTCTGGCCGGGCGCCAGATCCACCAGCTGCCCTTCGGCCAGCGCGTCGCGCACCAATATTTCGGGCAGGATGGCCACCGCCCAGCCTGCCTGCACAGCACGCAGTTGGCCCTCGGTGCTGGGCACGAACAACTGGTGCAGCGAGACCCGCTTGAGCCCGAAGGCGCGCGCGACAAACTCCACCGCCATGTCGTCCTTGCGATTGAAGGAGACGAAAGAGACTTCGCGAAAACTGTGCTGCGTGAGCCCGCGCGGCAGGCAGCGTGCGGCAAACTCGGCCTCGGCCACGGCCACGTAGCGCATGGAGCCCAGCGGCACCATGCGGCAGCCGCGCAAGGCTTGTTTGAGGGTGGTGACGCAGCCCAGCACCTGGCCCGAACGCAGCCACTCCTGCGTGAAATCCTGGTCGTCGGCAATGATTTCCAGCGGCAGGCGTTGGCGTGCCAAGGGCCCCAGCGCGTCCAGCGCCCAGGTGGCGATGCTGTCGGCGTTAACGGCGATGGCAATGCGCTCTTCCTCACGCCCTCCGCCCTGGGCGCTGGGCGCCAGCTCTTGCAGGTCGCGCTCGAGGTCGGCGCGCAGCAGCCGCATTTGCTTGGTGTGCTTGAGCAGCAACTGCCCCGAACTGGTGGGCCGCAACGGGCGACTGCGCACGATCAGCACCGATCCCACTTGGGCTTCCAGCGCCCGAAGGCGCTGCGAGACGGCCGATTGTGTGACGTTGAGGCGCTGCGCCGCACGTTCAAAACCGCCCTCTTCGACGATGGCCGCCAGGCATTCAAGTGCAATCGGATCGAAAGTGCTCATGGGAATCCCGCCATCAGAAAAATGAGGTTATCCGATGATTAGATAACAACGCTCATCTTTCGATTTTGAATTCCCCTGCCTCCACCCGGTCACTGCCCCTTGGCCGGTCACCGGCCAGGAGCTACGACCTACTTCTTGCGCTGGACGATGAGGTTGCGCCGGGCGTCTTCGGGGTAGGCGAAGGTGATGCCGCCGCCCTGGACCTTGCCCATGACCAGCATGTTCGCCGTCAGCGCATCTTTGTCGTCTTTGCTGAAGGGGCGTTCATAGGTCGCAACCACGCCGTAATAGACCCTCGGAATGTTCTCTAATGCTGTCTTCATGGCCGGGCCGCCCAGCTTGCCATCGCGAATTCCGAGCAGCGCATAGGTGAACAGGTACACCGCGTCGTAGCCCTGCGCTGCAGCCATGGGAACCACCATGCGCCCGCCCCATTTGCGTGCATAGGCGCTCAGGAACGCAGCGCGGCGCTCGTTGCTGGGCTCGGCGATGAATGTCTGCGCCATCAGCGCCCCATCGGCCGCCTCGCGCGCTCCGTCAATAAAGAACGGAAACGAGAGTGGCCAAGCCCCGACTTGCGGCACCTTCCAGCCCAGATCGCGCCGCCCATTGGCAATGGCTGCATTCTCCGGCCCCACGGTGTA encodes:
- a CDS encoding LysR family transcriptional regulator ArgP, producing MSTFDPIALECLAAIVEEGGFERAAQRLNVTQSAVSQRLRALEAQVGSVLIVRSRPLRPTSSGQLLLKHTKQMRLLRADLERDLQELAPSAQGGGREEERIAIAVNADSIATWALDALGPLARQRLPLEIIADDQDFTQEWLRSGQVLGCVTTLKQALRGCRMVPLGSMRYVAVAEAEFAARCLPRGLTQHSFREVSFVSFNRKDDMAVEFVARAFGLKRVSLHQLFVPSTEGQLRAVQAGWAVAILPEILVRDALAEGQLVDLAPGQTLSIALYWHCWNLESAVLETLTQALISGAAAALT
- a CDS encoding universal stress protein encodes the protein MNILLAVDGSAYTKKMLAYLAAHDELLGNKHEYSVITVQAELPARARAALGKEVVDKYYADQAEKVLAPVSKFLERKGLAIKRIVKIGPAGANIGKVADAGKYDLLVMGSHGHGALATLVMGSVTTQVLANSRVPVLIVR
- a CDS encoding TetR/AcrR family transcriptional regulator, with the protein product MQPAPAKVSFKEQMLQAREHAILRSACDLLGEKSFDAMTMDDVAGKVGIAKASLYKHFGSKEELCSAAMVEVLSAAQTYLTSLEPSLPAVDKLRAVVRWSLQRLLAQEMPLLPSRNSTLRSVLMANKCYADGVIQVSDIIGEWITEAQAEGVIDPDLPPIGVLYTLYARACDPVVSFLKDSALYQDEEIVDLVLRTCFDGLRAR